A region from the Vicia villosa cultivar HV-30 ecotype Madison, WI linkage group LG3, Vvil1.0, whole genome shotgun sequence genome encodes:
- the LOC131658532 gene encoding uncharacterized protein LOC131658532, producing MDRSWMQKNRSSEEYKKGVLEFLTFAETNLPKSNGRFHCPCAKCVNIAPLNANIVWDHLIVNGICQNYTKWIWHGELSDAPMASLREEFDIEASDYLEEMIRDIGQDSLQRAHVHDTLCNDNKVPLYPDCKNFTRLSAVLRLFNLKAINSWTDKSFTQLLELLKEMLPDENTLPDRVYDAKKILCPMGMEYKKIHACPNDCILYWKDNEEKEKCPKCMTSRYKKKGDDERFDVTTKGPPAKVLWYLPIIPRFKRLFANLNDAKNIRWHAEERNCDGKIRHPADSLQWKKVDTLFPDFGNEPRNLRLGLSTDGMNPYGSLSSNHSSWPVLLIIYNLSPWLCMKRKHIMLSMMISGPKQPGNDIDIYLSPLIDDLRKLWDEGIDVFDSFSNETFKLRAMLFCTINDFPAYGNLSCYKVKGHKACPICEKDTCYHQLEKGKKTVYLGHRRFLKRNHPY from the coding sequence atggatcgtagttggatgcaAAAAAACCGCTCAAGTGAAGAGTATAAAAAAGGAGTGTTAGAGTTTTTGACATTTGCCGAAACTAATCTTCCCAAAAGTAATGGACGATTTCATTGTCCTTGTGCTAAGTGTGTGAATATTGCACCTTTAAATGCTAACATCGTATGGGATCATCTTATAGTCAATGGGATTTGTCAAAATTATACGAAGTGGATATGGCACGGTGAATTGTCTGATGCGCCAATGGCCTCCCTGAGAGAAGAGTTTGATATAGAGGCGAGTGATTATCTAGAAGAAATGATTCGTGATATTGGACAAGACTCTTTACAACGAGCACACGTACACGATACTCTTTGCAATGACAACAAAGTTCCTTTATATCCAGATTGTAAAAACTTCACACGATTGTCGGCCGTGCTGAGATTATTCAATTTGAAGGCAATTAATAGTTGGACCGATAAAAGCTTCACACAATTGCTTGAGTTGTTGAAGGAAATGCTTCCAGATGAAAACACGTTGCCGGACCGGGTGTATGATGCAAAAAAGATATTATGTCCTATGGGTATGGAGTATAAGAAAATACATGCATGCCCTAATGATTGCATATTGTACTGGAAAGataatgaagagaaagaaaagtgTCCCAAGTGTATGACATCACGATATAAAAAGAAAGGTGATGATGAAAGGTTTGATGTAACCACAAAGGGTCCTCCAGCAAAGGTGTTATGGTACCTTCCAATTATTCCGAGGTTTAAGCGATTGTTTGCGAATTTAAATGATGCGAAGAATATTAGATGGCATGCAGAAGAGAGGAATTGTGATGGAAAAATTCGGCATCCGGCCGATTCTTTGCAATGGAAGAAGGTTGATACCTTATTTCCTGACTTCGGCAATGAACCAAGAAACCTTAGGCTTGGACTTTCTACAGATGGAATGAATCCATATGGCAGTTTAAGTAGTAATCATAGTTCATGGCCTGTTCTATTGATTATTTACAACTTATCTCCTTGGTTGTGCATGAAGAGGAAACACATTATGTTATCTATGATGATTTCGGGACCAAAACAACCTGGAAATGACATAGATATCTATCTAAGTCCCTTAATTGATGACTTAAGAAAGTTGTGGGATGAAGGAATTGATGTGTTTGATAGTTTTTCAAATGAAACTTTCAAATTGCGTGCCATGTTATTTTGCACCATCAATGACTTTCCAGCTTATGGTAACTTGTCTTGTTACAAAGTTAAGGGGCATAAAGCATGCCCTATATGTGAAAAAGATACTTGCTACCATcagttggagaagggaaagaagactgTTTATCTTGGACATCGAAGATTTCTTAAACGTAACCACCCATATTGA